A window of the Nitrospiria bacterium genome harbors these coding sequences:
- a CDS encoding CopD family protein: MSSTFLIWIHLVAAITWIGGMLFHRLVLNPALARLSAPAKGPELLPGILARIESRYKSLRWLSLATLLVTGIVLLLHEGGSARLESTWGAWLMLKLFFVLLVIGLTAILDVGMAPVPSNPAAPQAAPPARSAAILADTILALGLVIVFIAAYLVQS; encoded by the coding sequence GTGTCCTCGACCTTCCTCATCTGGATTCATCTCGTCGCCGCCATCACCTGGATCGGCGGCATGCTCTTTCACCGGCTGGTCTTGAACCCCGCCCTCGCGCGCCTGTCCGCGCCGGCCAAAGGACCTGAGCTGCTCCCCGGAATCCTCGCCCGGATTGAATCCCGCTATAAAAGCCTTCGGTGGCTCAGCCTGGCAACGCTCCTTGTGACCGGGATCGTCCTACTGCTCCATGAGGGCGGCTCGGCACGACTGGAATCCACCTGGGGCGCGTGGCTCATGCTCAAGCTTTTCTTCGTGCTCCTCGTCATCGGCCTCACCGCGATACTCGACGTCGGGATGGCGCCCGTTCCCTCCAATCCCGCCGCGCCTCAGGCGGCGCCGCCCGCCCGATCCGCGGCCATCCTTGCCGATACCATCCTCGCCCTCGGCCTCGTCATCGTCTTCATCGCGGCTTATCTTGTGCAGTCGTAG
- a CDS encoding CPBP family intramembrane glutamic endopeptidase: MHIIRNIVEPNFWIITYVVVLLTICAISSLIVRKNAIIPVFFVQQKWTVIDAAVVLMIGQVAVLLLQKAASFLQDNFLMFTALHLFYGPIMLTVVWLFFHFRLRQPLTVMGISKCQWTGNICLGSKWIFALYLPLFLLLYLLPDQTVSEMIGRSLAEVKGSVNAIEENLSFWGLSISVLLLFLMLLFGNALEEIYYRGIFYSVLRKTFNAPIANLMSSALFMLSHGGASLGTFAAGCLFAYLYERSKSLVPSISAHIMKNLISYVFLGFVIRTNVDHRNIIIVGILILSICLVITWLLSYKIKLSNTSGSDLDLPKP, from the coding sequence GTGCATATTATTCGAAATATCGTAGAACCAAACTTTTGGATCATTACATACGTCGTTGTTCTTTTAACTATATGTGCGATTTCTAGCTTAATCGTACGTAAGAATGCGATCATTCCTGTTTTTTTCGTACAGCAAAAGTGGACCGTTATAGATGCGGCTGTCGTCCTGATGATAGGGCAAGTTGCTGTGTTGCTACTTCAAAAAGCTGCATCCTTTTTACAAGATAACTTTCTGATGTTTACGGCATTGCATTTATTCTATGGACCAATAATGCTCACTGTGGTTTGGTTATTTTTCCACTTCAGGTTGCGGCAACCCTTAACGGTTATGGGTATTTCGAAGTGTCAATGGACGGGTAATATCTGTTTGGGATCTAAATGGATCTTTGCTCTCTATCTCCCTCTTTTTTTGCTTTTGTATCTTTTGCCAGACCAGACAGTTTCAGAAATGATAGGTCGAAGTTTAGCGGAGGTGAAAGGATCGGTCAATGCGATAGAGGAGAATCTATCATTTTGGGGCTTGTCAATATCAGTTTTACTCCTTTTCCTGATGTTACTCTTTGGAAATGCATTGGAGGAAATCTATTATCGAGGAATATTCTATAGTGTTTTAAGGAAAACATTTAATGCACCCATCGCTAATCTAATGAGTTCCGCTCTGTTTATGCTATCTCATGGAGGTGCTTCCTTAGGAACTTTTGCTGCAGGTTGTTTATTCGCTTATTTATATGAAAGATCCAAATCACTGGTTCCTTCTATATCTGCCCATATTATGAAGAATCTTATATCTTATGTCTTTCTGGGTTTTGTCATTAGAACAAATGTAGATCACCGAAATATCATAATCGTGGGAATATTAATTTTATCTATTTGTTTGGTTATCACATGGCTGCTTTCATATAAAATAAAACTAAGCAATACATCCGGTTCTGATCTTGATTTACCTAAACCATGA
- the nagZ gene encoding beta-N-acetylhexosaminidase yields the protein MTLKEKIGQLFMLGFEGRSPSKAVVRLIREFQIGGVILFARNLQSPSQAARLCNALQAQAPKMPMLVSIDQEGGRVSRLPKGFTVFPGGAQLAACHSTELVYRVAQATARELRAVGINMNMAPVLDVNTNPANPVIGDRAFGASPTLVSSMGLTTMAGLQDNRVIACGKHFPGHGDTAADSHKELPRVPHDLQRLREVELRPFLHIIPNGLASIMTAHVLYPKLDPDEPATLSKKIITGLLREAMGFKGVVVTDDLEMAAISDRHGPGEAAVKAIEAGADLILFCRDEDKQREALEAVANAVKHKKISEARIEQSLLRILQMKEKFILPYQPADLAQIKEIVGSSSHKHLLEEVKERAEAPEAVKAG from the coding sequence ATGACGCTCAAGGAAAAAATCGGGCAGCTCTTCATGTTGGGCTTCGAGGGCCGCAGCCCCTCCAAGGCCGTCGTTCGTCTGATCAGGGAATTTCAGATCGGCGGTGTGATCCTGTTTGCACGAAACCTCCAGTCGCCCTCTCAGGCCGCCAGGCTGTGCAACGCCCTCCAGGCCCAAGCGCCCAAGATGCCCATGCTGGTTTCCATCGATCAGGAAGGGGGGCGCGTCTCGCGGCTCCCGAAAGGATTCACGGTTTTTCCCGGCGGCGCCCAACTGGCGGCTTGCCACTCGACGGAGCTGGTCTACCGCGTGGCCCAGGCGACCGCGCGGGAGCTGCGGGCGGTCGGGATCAACATGAACATGGCCCCGGTACTCGACGTGAACACCAATCCGGCCAATCCCGTGATCGGAGACCGCGCCTTCGGCGCCAGCCCCACGCTGGTCAGCTCGATGGGCTTGACGACGATGGCCGGGCTTCAGGACAACCGCGTGATCGCCTGCGGAAAACATTTCCCGGGGCACGGGGACACCGCCGCCGATTCGCACAAGGAACTGCCCCGCGTCCCGCACGACCTTCAACGGCTTCGCGAGGTGGAGCTCCGGCCCTTCCTCCACATCATTCCGAACGGACTGGCCTCGATCATGACGGCGCACGTGCTCTATCCCAAGCTGGACCCGGACGAGCCGGCCACGCTTTCCAAAAAGATCATCACCGGCCTGCTCCGCGAAGCCATGGGATTCAAGGGCGTCGTGGTCACGGACGACCTCGAGATGGCCGCGATCTCGGATCGGCATGGACCGGGCGAAGCGGCCGTGAAGGCGATCGAGGCCGGGGCGGACCTGATACTGTTCTGCCGCGACGAGGACAAGCAACGAGAAGCGCTGGAGGCCGTGGCGAATGCCGTCAAGCACAAGAAGATCAGCGAGGCCCGGATCGAGCAGTCGTTGCTCCGGATCCTCCAGATGAAAGAAAAATTCATCCTCCCCTACCAGCCGGCCGATCTGGCGCAGATCAAGGAGATCGTCGGTTCTTCTTCTCACAAACATCTTCTCGAAGAAGTCAAAGAAAGAGCCGAGGCTCCCGAGGCCGTGAAGGCGGGCTGA
- a CDS encoding leucyl aminopeptidase produces MDIKIKKGKMEEETAEAIVLSHFEGEKSLSEEAAGVDRKLGGQIRALVGGGEFTGKLNQTLLLHLRGEIPARRVLLVGLGKKKEVGTEKLRQAMGTASRQIRDAGIKSFSTPLHGRGQNKISTFDSAQAIVEGCLLGLYQFNAYRTEKREEIKEVQQITLVDRAEGKIAEVAGGSRTGQVLAEATNFVRDLCNHPSNVVTPTRLAEEAKTIAKEFGLICRVIEKDEAESLGMGAFLGVAKGSLEPPKFIILEYHGGKKKDAPVVIVGKSITFDSGGISIKPAEKMEQMKTDMSGGATVLGTLKALAQLKLPVSVVGLLPATENMPSGTAVKPGDVVRAMSGKTIEVINTDAEGRMILADALSYAARYKPSAVVDLATLTGACVIALGNRATGVMGTNPKLIERLKRAGERCGERVWELPLWDEYQDQIKSDVADMKNVGGRGAGAITAAAFLQKFVDGYPWAHLDIAGTSWNDEPRPYAPKGATGVGVRLLVQWLTDSTRDKT; encoded by the coding sequence ATGGACATCAAGATCAAGAAGGGAAAAATGGAGGAGGAAACGGCCGAGGCGATCGTCCTGAGCCATTTCGAGGGCGAAAAATCCCTTTCGGAGGAGGCCGCCGGCGTGGACCGCAAACTGGGGGGGCAGATCCGCGCCTTGGTCGGCGGGGGGGAATTCACGGGGAAGCTCAACCAGACTCTCCTGCTCCACCTACGGGGTGAGATTCCGGCCAGGCGGGTTCTGCTCGTCGGGCTGGGAAAGAAAAAAGAGGTCGGCACGGAGAAGCTCCGTCAGGCCATGGGAACGGCCAGCCGCCAGATTCGCGACGCCGGGATCAAGTCCTTTTCCACACCCCTTCACGGACGCGGGCAGAACAAGATCTCGACCTTTGATTCGGCCCAGGCCATCGTGGAAGGATGTCTTCTGGGCCTGTATCAATTTAACGCCTATCGCACCGAGAAGCGCGAGGAGATCAAGGAAGTGCAGCAGATCACCCTCGTCGACCGGGCCGAGGGAAAGATTGCCGAGGTGGCCGGCGGCAGCCGCACGGGTCAGGTCCTGGCCGAGGCCACTAATTTCGTGCGGGACCTGTGCAACCATCCGTCCAACGTGGTGACCCCGACCCGCCTTGCGGAGGAGGCGAAAACGATCGCGAAGGAGTTCGGCTTGATCTGCCGCGTGATCGAGAAGGACGAGGCCGAATCGCTGGGCATGGGCGCCTTCCTCGGCGTCGCGAAGGGCAGTCTTGAGCCGCCCAAGTTCATCATCCTGGAATACCACGGGGGGAAGAAGAAGGACGCGCCGGTCGTGATCGTCGGAAAGTCCATCACCTTCGATTCCGGGGGGATCTCGATCAAGCCGGCCGAGAAAATGGAGCAGATGAAGACGGACATGTCCGGCGGGGCCACCGTGCTGGGTACGTTGAAGGCCCTGGCTCAACTCAAGCTTCCCGTCTCGGTGGTCGGCCTGCTTCCCGCAACGGAGAACATGCCCTCCGGGACGGCCGTCAAGCCCGGCGATGTGGTGCGGGCCATGTCGGGGAAAACGATCGAGGTGATCAATACCGACGCGGAAGGGCGTATGATCCTGGCCGACGCCCTCTCCTACGCCGCGCGCTACAAACCGTCCGCCGTGGTCGACCTGGCCACACTGACCGGGGCCTGCGTCATCGCCCTGGGGAATCGCGCGACGGGTGTGATGGGAACGAACCCCAAATTGATCGAGCGGCTCAAGCGGGCCGGCGAACGTTGCGGCGAACGGGTCTGGGAATTGCCCCTGTGGGATGAATACCAGGATCAGATCAAGAGCGACGTGGCGGACATGAAAAACGTGGGCGGGCGCGGGGCCGGGGCCATCACGGCGGCGGCCTTCCTCCAGAAATTCGTCGACGGCTATCCCTGGGCCCATCTCGACATCGCCGGCACGTCCTGGAACGACGAACCCCGTCCTTACGCGCCCAAGGGGGCGACGGGGGTCGGCGTGCGGCTTCTGGTGCAGTGGCTGACGGACTCCACACGGGACAAGACATGA
- a CDS encoding radical SAM protein — protein MSVMIINEIYKSIQGESTYAGQPCVFIRTTGCNLRCDWCDTTHAFHEGREMTVEAVLAQVEASACRLVELTGGEPLLQKEAPLLVTKLLDGGHTVLIETSGSLDIRSMDPRAIVIMDIKCPGSGMSGAMRWENIEALRPQDQVKFVIKDRADYDWAVEVLEKYPVLSRLVVLFSPVFGVLDPRPLADWILEGGLSVHLQLQIHKYIWHPETRGV, from the coding sequence ATGTCGGTTATGATCATCAATGAAATCTATAAAAGCATCCAGGGCGAATCGACCTATGCGGGGCAGCCCTGTGTCTTTATCCGGACCACGGGTTGCAACCTTCGTTGCGACTGGTGCGATACGACCCATGCCTTCCACGAGGGCCGGGAGATGACCGTGGAGGCCGTCCTGGCCCAGGTCGAGGCGTCGGCCTGCCGGCTGGTGGAGTTGACCGGGGGAGAGCCCCTGCTCCAGAAAGAGGCCCCGTTGCTGGTGACGAAGTTATTGGATGGCGGCCACACGGTGCTGATCGAAACCAGCGGAAGCCTCGATATCCGATCGATGGATCCTCGGGCAATCGTGATCATGGATATCAAATGTCCCGGAAGCGGGATGTCCGGCGCCATGCGCTGGGAGAATATCGAGGCGCTCCGTCCCCAAGATCAGGTCAAGTTCGTGATCAAGGACCGGGCCGATTATGACTGGGCGGTGGAGGTCCTGGAAAAATACCCCGTCTTAAGCCGACTCGTCGTCCTCTTCTCGCCGGTGTTCGGAGTTCTGGACCCCCGGCCACTGGCCGACTGGATCCTTGAGGGCGGCCTTTCGGTCCACCTTCAGCTTCAAATCCACAAATACATCTGGCATCCGGAGACCCGAGGCGTTTGA